TCGTTGAATTACTCTTAATTCTAGAAACATTAGCAGATATGAAGAATAATAAGATTACAGCTATAGTTCCTTATTTAGCATATTCTAGACAAGATCGAAGATTTAAGGAAGGAGAAGCATTAAGCATAAAGACAATCCTCAATGCTATTGCTAGAGCTGGTGCTGACGTATTAATAGTAATCGAACCACATAAAGAGGAGGAATTAAGCTATTTTGGTAAGGAAGTTAAAATTGCCGATCCAATGCCAGAACTAGCTAAAGAAGTTAGTAAAAAGGTTGAGAAACCATTTGTTTTGGCACCAGATAGGGGAGCTTTGGAAAGAGCTAAAAGATTAGCTGAACAACTTAATGCAGAGTATTCATATATAGAAAAAGAAAGAGATAGAGATACAGGAGAGGTTAGAATAAAGAATTTACCAGAATTAAGGCTAAGTGGAAAAGATGTGATTATTGTTGATGACATAATTAGCACTGGAGGCACAATGATCCAGGCTACGAGAGCTGCTTATGAGCATGGTGCTAGGAAAGTGATTTCTGTAGCTGTGCATTCATTATTTTTGGATAATGCCTACGAAAAATTAATTAATAGTGGAGTTAAGGAGATTGTAACAACTAATACTATAC
The sequence above is drawn from the Sulfurisphaera tokodaii str. 7 genome and encodes:
- a CDS encoding ribose-phosphate diphosphokinase gives rise to the protein MIIIGGTATNGIDENLSKIISVPLLKVEHKVFPDGESYIRIPQHITNQEILVVQSLYPPQDKHFVELLLILETLADMKNNKITAIVPYLAYSRQDRRFKEGEALSIKTILNAIARAGADVLIVIEPHKEEELSYFGKEVKIADPMPELAKEVSKKVEKPFVLAPDRGALERAKRLAEQLNAEYSYIEKERDRDTGEVRIKNLPELRLSGKDVIIVDDIISTGGTMIQATRAAYEHGARKVISVAVHSLFLDNAYEKLINSGVKEIVTTNTIPQDPSKVTVVDVSPAIARKI